From Corvus moneduloides isolate bCorMon1 chromosome 2, bCorMon1.pri, whole genome shotgun sequence, one genomic window encodes:
- the GEMIN8 gene encoding gem-associated protein 8, translating into MEDIEPWYAQKVYTRYWRHYDLAMRWMRRHQKAYRKAMESFYHLPWHPWHPAAASSSSHYSDWGGNDLPYTQNYSSSCRPHVRAPYYSEAQQYTGAYQEREDADKDSEMEEDAERDCEMEEDSESEGEIEYDLSNMEITEELRQFFAETERHREELRRQQQLEAEDPYVEADQDLHRRVERSVEPPTERPGERRMAEMKRLYGAEAAKIQAMEAALQLIFDRNCDKKQPKYWPIIPLKL; encoded by the exons ATG GAAGACATCGAGCCGTGGTACGCTCAGAAAGTGTACACGAGGTACTGGAGACACTATGACTTAGCCATGCGCTGGATGCGTAGGCACCAGAAAGCCTACAGGAAAGCCATGGAATCCTTTTATCACCTGCCGTGGCATCCGTGgcatcctgctgcagcctcttcaAGCAGCCACTACTCAGATTGGGGTGGGAATGATCTCCCATATACCCAAAACTACTCTTCCAGCTGTAGACCACATGTCAGAGCTCCATATTATTCAGAAGCTCAGCAGTACACAGGTGCCTACCAGGAGAGGGAGGATGCTGACAAGGATTCTGAAATGGAAGAGGATGCTGAAAGGGACTGTGAAATGGAGGAAGACTCTGAGTCTGAAGGGGAGATAGAATATGACTTGAGCAATATGGAGATCACAGAGGAGCTTCGCCAGTTCTTTGCAGAGACAGAGAGGCATCGAGAAGAGCTGC ggaggcagcagcagctggaagctgagGACCCATACGTGGAGGCTGATCAAGACCTGCACAGGAGGGTGGAGCGTTCTGTGGAGCCGCCTACAGAAAGACCTGGGGAGAGGCGCATGGCAGAAATGAAGAGACTGTATGGTGCTGAAGCTGCCAAAATCCAGGCAatggaggctgccctgcagctgaTCTTTGATAGGAACTGTGACAAAAAGCAGCCCAAATACTGGCCCATTATTCCCCTTAAGCTGTGA